A portion of the Flavobacteriales bacterium genome contains these proteins:
- a CDS encoding glycosyltransferase, translating into MPEHPTCVIVGPAFPLRGGIADFNEALARALIKAGYNCKLVSFYMQYPAFLFPGKTQVSPDSPPPDLSIHSLISSINPISWWKAARFIRKQNPDLVIIRYWLPFMGPCLGTIARLIKRGRKTRIVGLTDNVIPHEPRPGDKAFTRWFLGGCHGFITLSRQVMAELQQFLPDAKVRFHPHPIYDVFGERVDRQTALKYLGLEDGKYVLFFGFIRQYKGLDLLLEAMGDERLKARGVKLIIAGEFYEPAEPYHDIVTKHKMEDRMIIHDRFIPRDDVRYYFSVADIVAQPYRTASQSGITQIAYHFERPMLVTAVGGLEEVVPHGKVGFVSQVNARSIADDLERFFDEDLGPAFATATKTEKQRFSWHSLVECIEDLVSGL; encoded by the coding sequence ATGCCAGAGCACCCAACCTGTGTGATTGTTGGACCGGCATTTCCCCTGAGGGGAGGCATCGCCGACTTCAACGAAGCATTGGCCAGGGCATTGATAAAGGCCGGTTACAATTGTAAGCTGGTTTCTTTCTACATGCAATATCCCGCCTTCCTTTTTCCCGGGAAAACACAGGTAAGTCCGGATAGCCCTCCTCCCGATCTGAGCATTCATTCACTCATCAGCTCCATCAATCCCATCAGTTGGTGGAAGGCCGCCCGTTTCATCAGAAAGCAAAACCCCGACTTGGTGATCATACGCTACTGGCTGCCATTCATGGGCCCCTGCCTTGGTACCATTGCCCGTTTGATTAAAAGAGGCAGAAAAACCCGTATTGTCGGTCTTACCGATAATGTGATACCGCACGAACCACGGCCCGGTGACAAGGCCTTTACACGATGGTTCCTCGGAGGTTGTCATGGTTTTATCACCCTCTCCAGGCAGGTTATGGCAGAGCTGCAGCAATTTCTACCCGATGCCAAAGTGCGTTTCCATCCACACCCGATTTATGATGTGTTCGGAGAAAGGGTAGACCGTCAAACCGCACTGAAGTACCTCGGCCTGGAAGATGGGAAGTATGTGCTCTTCTTCGGCTTTATCAGGCAATACAAAGGACTGGACCTGCTGCTGGAGGCGATGGGAGATGAACGGCTCAAAGCCAGAGGAGTGAAACTGATCATTGCAGGTGAGTTCTATGAGCCAGCCGAACCTTATCATGATATTGTGACTAAACACAAAATGGAGGATCGCATGATCATTCATGACCGGTTTATTCCCAGGGATGATGTCCGGTATTACTTCAGTGTGGCTGACATCGTGGCTCAGCCATACCGGACCGCAAGCCAGAGCGGCATCACCCAGATCGCCTATCATTTCGAACGGCCTATGCTGGTTACCGCTGTGGGTGGCCTGGAGGAAGTGGTGCCCCATGGCAAGGTCGGTTTTGTGAGCCAGGTCAACGCCCGAAGTATTGCAGACGACCTGGAGCGTTTCTTTGATGAGGATCTTGGCCCGGCATTTGCAACGGCTACCAAAACCGAGAAACAACGATTTTCATGGCATTCCCTGGTGGAATGTATCGAAGACCTCGTTTCCGGGTTATAA
- a CDS encoding toxin-antitoxin system YwqK family antitoxin yields MRKLSEYRFKVSHRIVVLSVVMIMIGGVTPLRAQEPADSLNQTDDQGRKQGHWIKYFPEHEKQVMYDGYFKNDLPIGLLKRYTPDGKLQAEMDYAADGYTIQAKLYHPNGQLMATGGYIGKVKDGEWTYYNEAGKKTSHEGFKQGVSHGSFEEYYPSTGATVNQLTWVDGVKQGPWIQQFESGKLKLKANYEKGHLEGDITFYYPEGGVQMKGQYVAGMKQGTWKYFLEDGRLASIIGHKDGDVVSSVKVNGTFTEHYPGRIPSKVENYRNGKLDGDYLVYYKVGEWVVNETTNKDGEVERVEELKGQQLKMKANYVEGKLEGEVTYYKPDGSVDKVEKYVGGEKQ; encoded by the coding sequence ATGAGAAAACTTTCTGAATATCGTTTTAAGGTCAGCCATCGCATCGTTGTGCTATCGGTTGTAATGATCATGATAGGTGGAGTGACACCGCTTAGGGCTCAGGAACCGGCTGATTCACTGAATCAGACCGATGACCAGGGCAGGAAACAGGGGCATTGGATCAAGTATTTTCCGGAACATGAGAAACAGGTCATGTACGATGGCTACTTCAAAAATGACCTGCCTATCGGCCTGTTGAAGCGGTACACTCCGGACGGAAAGCTACAGGCGGAAATGGACTACGCGGCTGATGGCTATACCATTCAGGCTAAGTTGTACCATCCCAATGGGCAACTGATGGCAACTGGTGGGTACATCGGAAAAGTGAAGGATGGTGAATGGACATACTACAACGAGGCCGGAAAGAAAACATCTCATGAAGGGTTTAAACAGGGAGTGAGCCACGGTAGTTTTGAGGAATACTATCCATCCACGGGCGCCACGGTGAATCAACTTACGTGGGTGGATGGGGTAAAGCAAGGACCATGGATACAACAGTTTGAGAGTGGCAAGCTGAAATTAAAAGCCAATTATGAGAAAGGTCACCTGGAGGGAGATATCACGTTTTACTACCCTGAAGGAGGGGTGCAGATGAAGGGGCAGTATGTGGCGGGCATGAAACAGGGAACCTGGAAGTATTTTCTTGAAGACGGTCGTCTGGCAAGCATCATAGGACATAAGGACGGGGATGTGGTCAGTTCTGTAAAGGTTAATGGCACATTTACCGAACACTATCCCGGTCGAATCCCCAGCAAAGTGGAAAACTATCGCAATGGCAAACTGGATGGCGATTACCTGGTGTACTACAAGGTAGGTGAATGGGTCGTGAATGAGACCACCAACAAGGATGGAGAAGTGGAGCGGGTGGAAGAACTGAAAGGCCAGCAGTTGAAGATGAAGGCTAACTATGTTGAAGGTAAACTTGAAGGAGAGGTAACCTACTACAAACCGGATGGGTCTGTAGATAAGGTAGAAAAATACGTGGGAGGGGAAAAACAATAA
- a CDS encoding tRNA 2-thiouridine(34) synthase MnmA, producing MSSKGKVLVAMSGGIDSSMAALMLHDEGYEVIGITMKTWDYASAGGSRKETGCCSLDSINDARILAVEQGFPHFILDIRDEFGDQVIDNFVEEYIAGRTPNPCVLCNTHIKWEALLKRADQLGCDYIATGHYAQVRN from the coding sequence ATGAGTTCAAAAGGAAAGGTACTGGTAGCCATGAGTGGTGGCATCGACAGTTCGATGGCGGCGCTGATGTTGCATGATGAAGGATATGAGGTGATCGGGATCACCATGAAAACATGGGACTATGCCTCGGCTGGCGGATCACGCAAGGAAACCGGTTGTTGTAGTCTGGATTCCATCAATGATGCCCGTATTCTGGCGGTGGAGCAGGGCTTTCCGCATTTTATCCTCGATATCCGTGATGAGTTCGGCGACCAGGTCATCGATAATTTTGTGGAAGAGTACATTGCCGGTCGCACACCCAACCCATGTGTTTTGTGTAATACGCATATCAAATGGGAAGCCCTGTTGAAAAGAGCTGACCAGCTGGGTTGTGATTATATTGCCACAGGGCACTATGCGCAGGTACGAAAT
- a CDS encoding DUF4199 domain-containing protein, with protein sequence MTEKPMSQMRIALFYGGIFGLISVASSLIFYMLGLFGAKGTGWVGYILMIGMIVIAIKNYRDQHLNGYISYGHSLGTGVLVSVIGGLIGSLFMFLMLTVIDPELMDFFKQQAESQALERNPSMTDEELAQAMKAAEMFMSPVVFFVAGVIGSAFMGLLFSLIISIFLQKKSDQMPMA encoded by the coding sequence ATGACTGAAAAACCAATGAGTCAAATGAGAATTGCGCTTTTCTATGGCGGAATTTTTGGTCTTATCTCAGTAGCTTCCTCTCTGATATTTTATATGCTAGGATTGTTTGGGGCGAAAGGAACCGGGTGGGTTGGTTATATCCTAATGATTGGTATGATCGTCATCGCCATCAAGAACTATAGAGACCAACATCTGAATGGCTATATTTCTTATGGGCATTCACTTGGTACAGGGGTACTGGTATCTGTTATTGGTGGCTTGATAGGCTCTTTATTTATGTTTTTGATGCTTACCGTGATAGATCCGGAACTGATGGACTTTTTTAAACAACAGGCGGAAAGTCAAGCGCTTGAGCGTAACCCATCAATGACCGACGAGGAGTTGGCTCAGGCTATGAAAGCCGCAGAGATGTTTATGTCACCGGTTGTTTTCTTCGTTGCTGGTGTTATCGGATCTGCTTTTATGGGATTGTTATTTTCACTGATCATTTCCATCTTCCTTCAAAAGAAGAGTGATCAAATGCCAATGGCATAG
- a CDS encoding tRNA 2-thiouridine(34) synthase MnmA — protein sequence GRYVVSKGLDADKDQSYVLWGLTQESLKRSIFPMGGFHKKDIRQMALDRGFENLALKSESYEICFIPDNDYRGFLKRRVEGLEERVNGGDFVNMKGEVMGKHQGYPFYTVGQRKGLEIATGTPMYVTRIIPETNTVVLGEVEDLNEQRMVVGKTNFQKWEPWTGKREALTKIRYKDPGTMSTLELVDDEVHVIFHAPVSAIAPGQSAVFYDGDDLIGGGMIRRAVFAEESMV from the coding sequence AGGGCGGTATGTGGTTTCCAAAGGCCTGGATGCGGATAAGGATCAGTCCTATGTGTTGTGGGGACTGACCCAGGAAAGCCTGAAGAGGAGCATTTTTCCCATGGGTGGATTTCATAAAAAGGATATCCGTCAAATGGCTCTGGACAGGGGCTTTGAAAACCTTGCCCTGAAAAGCGAGAGTTATGAAATCTGCTTTATTCCGGACAACGACTACCGCGGTTTTCTAAAGCGTCGCGTGGAAGGATTGGAGGAACGTGTGAACGGTGGAGATTTTGTGAATATGAAGGGGGAGGTGATGGGCAAACATCAGGGATATCCCTTTTATACGGTTGGCCAGCGTAAAGGCCTGGAAATAGCAACAGGAACCCCCATGTACGTCACGCGGATCATTCCTGAAACCAATACCGTGGTGCTGGGTGAGGTGGAAGATCTGAATGAACAACGGATGGTGGTGGGTAAGACCAATTTTCAGAAATGGGAGCCATGGACAGGCAAACGCGAAGCCCTGACAAAGATCCGTTATAAAGACCCCGGAACCATGAGTACGCTGGAGCTGGTGGATGATGAGGTGCATGTGATCTTTCATGCACCGGTGAGCGCCATTGCACCCGGCCAGTCTGCCGTGTTTTACGATGGGGATGACCTCATCGGTGGAGGGATGATCCGGCGTGCGGTATTTGCAGAGGAAAGTATGGTGTAA
- a CDS encoding glycosyltransferase family 2 protein produces the protein MDLSIVIPLLNEEESLPELVSWIDRVCRENHITYEAILIDDGSTDGSWKCIEKLNAQYPGVRGIRFRRNYGKSAGLSCGFEAATGKVVITMDADLQDSPDEIPELYKMIAEQGYDLVSGWKQKRHDPLMKTIPSKFFNAVTRWVSGIPLHDFNCGLKAYRAETIKAIEVYGEMHRYIPLIAKWAGFKKIGEKVVQHQARKYGVSKFGWERFVNGFLDLLSISFVTRFGKKPMHLFGTLGTLSFILGFCIALYLSISKLVYMEYKMTERPLFYLGLLAMIIGTQMFMTGFLAEMVSRNAPDRNTYLVSETTPDSGQPATSNL, from the coding sequence ATGGATCTGTCCATCGTCATACCCCTGCTGAACGAGGAAGAATCCCTTCCTGAACTGGTATCCTGGATAGATAGGGTATGCCGTGAAAACCACATTACCTATGAAGCGATCCTCATAGACGACGGCAGTACCGATGGCTCCTGGAAGTGTATTGAAAAACTGAATGCCCAATATCCTGGCGTCAGGGGTATCAGGTTCCGTAGAAATTATGGTAAGTCGGCCGGACTGAGCTGCGGCTTTGAAGCAGCCACCGGAAAGGTGGTGATCACCATGGATGCCGATCTGCAGGACAGCCCCGATGAAATTCCGGAACTCTACAAAATGATCGCCGAACAGGGTTATGACCTTGTTTCAGGGTGGAAGCAGAAGCGGCATGATCCTTTAATGAAGACCATCCCCAGCAAGTTTTTCAATGCGGTCACCCGATGGGTGTCGGGCATCCCGTTACATGACTTCAACTGCGGTCTGAAAGCTTACCGGGCGGAAACCATCAAGGCCATCGAAGTATATGGGGAGATGCACCGCTATATCCCTCTGATCGCCAAATGGGCCGGGTTTAAGAAGATCGGCGAGAAGGTAGTACAACATCAGGCCAGAAAGTATGGCGTAAGCAAATTCGGATGGGAACGTTTCGTGAACGGTTTCCTGGACCTGCTTTCCATATCTTTTGTCACCCGCTTTGGGAAAAAACCGATGCACCTCTTCGGTACCCTGGGGACGCTCAGCTTTATCCTTGGCTTTTGCATTGCCCTCTATCTGAGTATTTCCAAACTGGTTTACATGGAATACAAGATGACTGAACGGCCACTGTTCTATCTCGGATTGCTGGCCATGATCATCGGAACGCAAATGTTCATGACCGGTTTCCTGGCGGAGATGGTTTCCCGGAATGCACCCGACAGGAATACCTACCTTGTTTCCGAAACGACTCCGGATTCAGGTCAGCCAGCGACTTCAAACCTTTAA
- a CDS encoding S8 family serine peptidase, with protein MNLFKTVTLTLFLVSCGMSVFAQQNEHQRYWVQFDHKSSSTYSVDRPHEFLSERAIARRQRQGIPITENDLPVSPAYVQELSAAGLTVVHRSRWFNAVTVEVPDEQSLARMMTLPFVTSVQPVHRYARQADEVIGEVTDMSLSKTSGMVSSDAAYDYGLSYHQSYMLGGDYMHSKGYKGQGMMIAVLDAGFWEVGNRIVFDSLRTKGHLLGTRDFVDGGSSVYEDHTHGMQVLSVMAGNLPGNIVGTAPEADYWLLRSENSQSEMVMEEDNWVVAAEFADSVGADIIHSSLGYSTFDDVSEDHTYQDMDGRTTKVTLGAEAAASKGMLVVNSAGNKGASSWKYIAAPADGKNVLAVGAVDQYKMPAYFSSLGPTVDGRLKPNVVAQGLSTIIASVAPDTSPGPRIQTGSGTSFSAPLISGLAACLWQAHPLATAGQVMDAIEQSGDQFFAPDTVKGYGVPNFAVASLILDGILREDFEDDHLVMAYPNPFRDELSFVFFSAVNQTVSVELINAMGQVIYHRNKRFVSNTFNVVKVEELPPLTPQGVYILTISTPIETYPIRVFRSGH; from the coding sequence ATGAACCTTTTCAAGACTGTTACTCTGACACTCTTCCTGGTGTCCTGCGGAATGTCTGTCTTTGCTCAGCAAAACGAGCATCAGCGATATTGGGTTCAGTTTGATCATAAATCATCATCTACGTACTCGGTAGACAGACCTCACGAGTTTCTGTCAGAACGGGCCATTGCACGGCGTCAGCGTCAGGGCATTCCGATTACTGAGAACGATCTGCCTGTTTCCCCGGCATATGTACAGGAGCTATCCGCAGCCGGTCTTACCGTTGTCCATCGGTCCCGTTGGTTCAATGCTGTGACCGTTGAGGTCCCGGATGAACAATCCCTGGCCAGAATGATGACGTTGCCTTTTGTAACCTCAGTTCAACCTGTTCATAGGTATGCCAGGCAAGCCGATGAAGTGATCGGGGAAGTGACTGATATGAGCCTTTCCAAAACTTCCGGGATGGTATCGTCAGATGCCGCATATGATTACGGGCTGTCCTATCACCAGTCCTATATGCTGGGCGGTGATTATATGCACAGCAAGGGTTATAAGGGACAAGGTATGATGATTGCCGTTCTGGATGCAGGGTTCTGGGAAGTGGGTAATCGGATTGTGTTTGACAGCCTTCGCACCAAAGGACATTTGTTAGGCACGCGTGATTTTGTGGATGGCGGTTCTTCCGTTTATGAAGATCATACCCATGGCATGCAGGTGCTGTCTGTGATGGCCGGAAACCTTCCCGGGAATATCGTGGGAACTGCGCCTGAGGCGGATTACTGGCTGCTTCGCTCGGAGAATTCTCAGAGTGAAATGGTGATGGAAGAGGACAATTGGGTCGTGGCTGCCGAGTTTGCCGATAGCGTGGGTGCGGATATCATCCATTCTTCTCTTGGTTATTCTACCTTCGATGACGTGTCAGAGGATCACACTTACCAGGATATGGACGGCCGTACGACAAAGGTTACCCTTGGAGCAGAAGCAGCTGCGTCCAAAGGAATGCTTGTGGTGAACAGTGCCGGGAACAAGGGCGCAAGTTCGTGGAAGTATATTGCTGCACCGGCGGATGGTAAGAACGTCCTGGCAGTGGGAGCGGTGGACCAATACAAGATGCCGGCCTATTTCAGTTCATTGGGACCCACGGTGGATGGGCGCCTGAAACCTAATGTTGTTGCCCAGGGATTATCAACCATTATTGCATCGGTGGCGCCTGATACGTCTCCCGGTCCCCGCATTCAAACGGGAAGTGGTACATCATTTTCCGCGCCGCTCATTAGCGGATTGGCGGCTTGTCTGTGGCAGGCACACCCTTTGGCGACTGCCGGACAGGTGATGGATGCCATTGAGCAAAGCGGAGATCAGTTCTTTGCACCTGACACTGTGAAGGGTTATGGCGTACCTAATTTCGCGGTCGCGAGCCTGATTCTGGATGGTATACTCAGAGAAGACTTTGAAGATGATCACCTGGTGATGGCCTATCCGAATCCCTTCAGAGATGAATTGTCATTTGTTTTCTTCTCCGCGGTCAATCAAACCGTATCCGTAGAGTTGATCAATGCTATGGGGCAGGTAATTTACCACCGGAATAAGAGGTTTGTCAGTAATACATTTAATGTGGTCAAGGTAGAAGAGCTCCCCCCGTTAACACCGCAGGGTGTTTACATACTTACCATTTCCACACCCATCGAGACTTACCCGATCCGTGTGTTCCGTTCCGGACATTGA
- a CDS encoding PD40 domain-containing protein, which yields MRVPIYRTTILSIVFAFVIALDGVSQSRPRPGTQPVEKEGDKKEAKDNFSVGNYKDAIPDFVALLRDDPKNTSYNFKLGVCYLETHGDKTLAIPYLETALKDPKRPDETILHLGRAYMHAHQFDDAVVKFNEYKKLIEGNEDETKYVNLLIKQCGNAKKLVLHPIQVRFENLGPDINTPDPEYNPYIPPDEDFLVYTTRSKKNVGDLLDFDKQYPADVFLATAKSNNNWRRGRSISSSINTELTEEGVGLSADGNHLFIFIDNFNGFGDLWYSEKRGRSFGKADPLERKTINSTAMETSATMTNDQQILIFSTDYEGGYGGQDLYICRKLPNGAWGYPQNMGPKINTEGDEQFPALSYDQTMFYFASNGPNSMGGFDIFSTKWMYGGTDFPEVKNMGYPLNSTAEETTISFDETGRYAYMGLGRKDGYGDLDIYRVTIEDVEPRYTLIIGNVLNPDSSITGVRGRINVTEKGSAQLYGTYIVKPSDGRFIMILPPGQYQAVVEMEGLEAFQEDIRIPDRGNYVPQMNRKFVVGGSPPGG from the coding sequence TTGCGTGTACCAATTTATAGGACCACCATATTAAGTATTGTTTTTGCCTTCGTAATTGCCCTTGACGGTGTTTCCCAAAGCCGTCCACGTCCGGGAACTCAACCCGTAGAAAAGGAGGGAGATAAGAAAGAGGCGAAAGACAATTTCAGCGTAGGCAACTACAAGGATGCCATACCTGACTTTGTTGCGCTCCTGCGTGATGATCCCAAAAACACATCCTATAATTTCAAATTAGGTGTGTGTTACCTGGAAACGCATGGAGACAAAACACTGGCGATACCATACCTTGAAACAGCATTAAAGGACCCGAAACGCCCGGACGAAACCATTCTCCATCTGGGTCGCGCCTATATGCACGCCCATCAATTTGATGATGCTGTTGTAAAATTCAATGAATACAAAAAGCTGATCGAGGGCAATGAGGACGAAACCAAATATGTAAACCTGCTGATCAAGCAGTGTGGAAATGCAAAGAAGCTGGTGCTTCATCCCATACAGGTTCGTTTTGAGAACCTGGGACCCGATATTAATACACCAGACCCGGAATACAATCCATACATTCCACCGGACGAAGATTTCCTGGTCTACACCACCAGAAGCAAAAAGAATGTGGGGGATCTCCTGGATTTTGACAAGCAGTATCCGGCTGACGTTTTTCTGGCTACCGCCAAATCAAACAACAACTGGAGAAGAGGACGAAGCATCAGCAGCTCCATCAACACTGAACTAACGGAGGAAGGCGTAGGTCTTTCGGCCGACGGAAATCACCTCTTCATATTCATTGACAACTTCAATGGTTTCGGAGATCTGTGGTATTCAGAAAAACGGGGCAGATCTTTCGGAAAGGCAGATCCATTGGAAAGGAAGACCATCAACTCCACAGCCATGGAAACCAGTGCCACCATGACCAATGACCAACAAATCCTCATATTCAGTACAGATTATGAAGGTGGTTATGGAGGACAGGATCTTTACATCTGTCGTAAACTTCCCAATGGCGCATGGGGCTACCCGCAAAATATGGGACCAAAGATCAATACGGAGGGAGATGAACAATTTCCCGCACTCTCCTATGATCAAACCATGTTTTATTTTGCATCCAACGGTCCCAACAGCATGGGCGGTTTTGATATATTCTCAACAAAATGGATGTACGGGGGAACAGATTTCCCGGAGGTTAAGAACATGGGGTATCCCCTGAACTCCACCGCTGAAGAAACCACTATCTCCTTTGATGAAACCGGAAGGTATGCCTACATGGGTCTTGGCAGGAAGGATGGTTACGGTGACCTGGATATCTACAGGGTAACCATCGAGGACGTTGAGCCTAGGTATACGCTGATCATCGGCAATGTATTAAACCCCGACTCCAGTATCACCGGGGTACGTGGTCGTATTAACGTTACAGAAAAGGGGTCCGCTCAGCTTTATGGCACCTACATTGTCAAACCATCTGATGGTCGTTTCATCATGATCCTTCCTCCTGGTCAGTATCAGGCAGTCGTAGAGATGGAAGGCCTTGAAGCGTTCCAGGAAGATATTCGCATCCCTGACAGAGGAAATTATGTACCCCAGATGAACCGGAAGTTTGTGGTCGGTGGATCACCACCCGGCGGATAG
- a CDS encoding fumarylacetoacetate hydrolase family protein: MKIICIGRNYAAHAKEMKSEVPSEPVFFLKPETCLVARNRPFFYPDFSQDIHHEVELVLRINRVGRHIGIPFAHKYYDEIGIGIDFTARDVQAEMKKKGLPWEKAKAFDGAAPLSDRFLPKTSFADLNDISFHLEVNGQTVQQGNTRDLLFSFDQLISYISTFITLKKGDLIFTGTPEGVGPVQKGDRLTAFIGQDALLDFNVR, from the coding sequence ATGAAAATTATTTGCATCGGAAGAAACTACGCAGCTCATGCGAAGGAGATGAAAAGTGAGGTTCCATCCGAACCCGTCTTCTTCCTGAAACCTGAAACATGTCTTGTAGCACGAAACCGTCCTTTCTTTTATCCTGATTTCAGCCAGGACATCCATCATGAAGTGGAACTCGTCCTGAGGATCAACCGCGTAGGTCGTCATATCGGGATTCCCTTTGCCCACAAATATTATGATGAAATTGGCATCGGAATAGATTTCACCGCACGGGACGTACAGGCTGAAATGAAGAAAAAAGGACTGCCCTGGGAAAAAGCCAAAGCCTTTGATGGTGCCGCTCCCCTGTCCGACCGGTTTCTTCCGAAAACCTCCTTTGCAGATCTGAATGACATCTCCTTCCACCTGGAGGTAAACGGCCAAACAGTACAACAGGGCAATACCCGGGACCTTCTTTTTTCATTTGACCAGCTGATATCCTATATATCTACGTTCATCACGCTAAAGAAAGGAGATCTGATCTTTACGGGCACACCCGAAGGCGTTGGGCCGGTGCAAAAGGGAGATCGGTTGACAGCCTTTATAGGTCAGGATGCACTTCTGGATTTCAACGTACGTTGA